One Pirellulaceae bacterium DNA segment encodes these proteins:
- a CDS encoding aldolase/citrate lyase family protein, which produces MSHSIHDRLSTGKTVRVMSMGVFPDPKLIEIAGLIGNLHGLWIDQEHSAVSHSQLEMLLMACRASGLDAFARVAPTDYATVMRPMEAGCSGVMAAQIRTLEEVAEVIQWSKYPPLGTRGLFLANAEARYATIPPAQHVEQSNLDRWLAIQIETSEAVEQVEQIAATPGVDMLFVGPGDLACTLGVPGQALHPVCVDALERISAACQKHCKPWGTLTRSPDHATKCRDLGCQLFSICSDVDIVHRGIQSTRELFAELDQL; this is translated from the coding sequence ATGAGTCATTCCATTCATGATCGTTTATCCACAGGCAAGACGGTACGCGTCATGTCGATGGGGGTGTTCCCCGATCCGAAACTGATTGAGATTGCGGGACTAATTGGAAACCTACATGGGCTTTGGATCGATCAGGAACACAGCGCCGTTTCCCATTCGCAATTGGAAATGCTGTTGATGGCTTGTCGAGCCAGCGGATTGGATGCCTTTGCCCGAGTGGCTCCCACCGATTACGCTACCGTCATGCGGCCGATGGAGGCTGGTTGCAGTGGTGTCATGGCCGCACAAATTCGGACGTTAGAGGAAGTCGCTGAGGTCATCCAGTGGTCAAAGTATCCGCCGCTAGGAACGCGTGGACTGTTCCTGGCCAACGCAGAAGCCCGATATGCAACGATCCCGCCCGCTCAGCACGTGGAACAAAGTAATCTCGATCGGTGGCTTGCGATACAGATCGAAACAAGCGAAGCCGTTGAGCAGGTAGAACAAATTGCCGCTACGCCCGGCGTTGATATGTTGTTTGTCGGACCGGGGGATCTTGCCTGCACGTTGGGCGTGCCCGGCCAGGCACTACATCCGGTGTGTGTTGACGCGCTGGAGCGGATTTCGGCAGCTTGCCAAAAGCACTGCAAGCCTTGGGGGACACTCACGAGGTCTCCTGACCATGCAACAAAATGTCGCGACTTAGGTTGCCAACTGTTTAGTATTTGTAGTGACGTCGATATTGTTCATCGCGGCATCCAGTCGACTCGTGAATTGTTTGCCGAACTTGACCAGCTCTAA
- the yjjX gene encoding inosine/xanthosine triphosphatase, producing MSELSTIAVGSTNPVKANAIRLAFERMFPHRQFQVSPFAAASGVSDQPMSDEETLTGARNRLEQTRANCSSADFWAGIEGGIQDDSQGMNAFAWIVVQSREVRGEARTATFPLPNSVATLVRQGVELGYANDRVFGRHDSKHHEGAIGILTDNVIDRTMLYEHAAIMALVALKNESIYAACDV from the coding sequence ATGTCAGAGCTCAGCACGATTGCTGTGGGGTCAACGAATCCAGTGAAGGCGAATGCCATTCGACTGGCCTTCGAACGGATGTTTCCCCACAGGCAGTTCCAGGTAAGCCCGTTTGCGGCCGCGTCCGGCGTCTCCGATCAACCCATGTCGGATGAGGAAACGCTCACCGGAGCTCGAAATCGCCTGGAACAGACACGAGCCAATTGTTCATCGGCAGACTTCTGGGCAGGCATTGAGGGCGGAATTCAAGACGATTCCCAAGGGATGAACGCATTTGCCTGGATTGTGGTGCAATCAAGAGAAGTTCGCGGCGAAGCCAGAACGGCAACGTTCCCACTCCCCAATTCAGTCGCCACTCTCGTGCGACAAGGCGTCGAACTGGGGTACGCCAACGATCGAGTTTTCGGACGTCACGATTCAAAACACCATGAGGGTGCGATCGGTATTCTAACCGACAACGTCATTGACCGGACCATGCTGTACGAACATGCGGCCATCATGGCTCTCGTCGCGCTCAAGAACGAATCAATTTATGCGGCCTGTGATGTCTAA
- a CDS encoding dienelactone hydrolase family protein, translating into MPHPSRNIILLVGLLATAFVSTTLKAESLPDTQQLEMQGDIAMQLVEGVDQFLLDELEKSVDRRQAHWKRDLTSWKAHETSIQPQRQQLASILGVRDQRIANPTPNVIAHPGEESRIGQGNGFDIYAISWPAFGVVNGEGLLLVPTKQPAIANVVAIPDCEITPEQLVGLTEGVTPESQYARHLAEAGFRVVVPLLINRDRKQFDWGARPAPNITNREMLYRSAFELGRGLIGYEVQKVLAAVDWFQQASSTPIGVFGWGEGGLIALYSAALDSRIDVTCVSGYFDSRQDLWQEPLDRNVFGLLEQFGDAELATMITPRHLIIEASRGPEANFAGHGGGPARLRSPQLESVQTEITRAKALVHPLSTDEPMQLIFSESGTGGAGSAAAVEAFVIAMGGKSAPRYGNQLPTQFRAELQLAARHRRQMQQIDAHNQAILKGSAQVRTKFLSDLDSSTPEKYRETSQRYREIFSEDVIGSFPYLLASPNPRSRRIYETDGWRGYEVVLDVFDGVFAYGILLIPKELKAGERRPVVVCQHGLEGRPQDTVGIQSSHYYAGFAGKLADRGYITFSPQNLYIGQDKFRTLQRKSNPIKKTLFSTITPQHQQIVNWLKTLPNVDGDRIAFYGLSYGGKTAMRVPAIVTDYCLSICSADFNEWVDKNASTRNPRSYVWTGEYEIFEFDLGSTFNYAEMAALIAPRPFMVERGHHDGVADDWTVAWEFAKVRNLYAARLKLPDHCEIEWFNGPHQINGVGTFSFLDRHLNWKSNAGENRD; encoded by the coding sequence GTGCCCCACCCTTCACGAAACATCATTCTACTTGTCGGCCTGCTTGCCACTGCGTTTGTCAGCACAACACTGAAAGCAGAATCACTTCCTGACACCCAACAACTGGAAATGCAGGGGGATATTGCCATGCAATTGGTGGAAGGTGTTGATCAATTCTTACTCGATGAATTGGAAAAGTCTGTCGATCGTCGTCAGGCACACTGGAAGCGAGACCTCACTTCCTGGAAGGCCCACGAGACCTCGATCCAACCTCAACGGCAACAACTCGCATCGATTCTTGGCGTACGGGATCAGCGAATTGCAAATCCGACTCCCAACGTGATTGCTCATCCTGGCGAAGAGTCTCGAATTGGCCAGGGAAACGGATTCGACATTTATGCGATCAGCTGGCCTGCCTTCGGGGTTGTCAACGGTGAAGGCCTGCTTTTGGTACCAACAAAGCAACCGGCCATCGCAAACGTCGTAGCCATACCCGATTGCGAAATCACACCTGAACAATTGGTCGGTTTAACGGAGGGTGTAACACCCGAAAGCCAATACGCACGACATTTGGCAGAAGCTGGTTTTCGCGTGGTCGTCCCCTTGTTGATCAATCGTGATCGCAAACAATTCGATTGGGGAGCTCGACCGGCACCGAACATCACAAACCGTGAGATGTTATACCGGAGTGCCTTCGAACTAGGTCGCGGCCTGATTGGATACGAAGTTCAGAAAGTGCTAGCTGCGGTCGACTGGTTTCAACAGGCAAGCTCAACGCCAATTGGCGTCTTCGGCTGGGGAGAAGGTGGCTTGATCGCCCTTTACAGCGCCGCCTTGGACTCTCGGATTGACGTCACTTGTGTCAGCGGGTACTTCGATTCCCGACAAGACTTATGGCAAGAGCCCCTGGACCGCAATGTATTTGGTTTGCTCGAACAGTTTGGGGATGCGGAATTAGCAACGATGATCACACCCCGCCATTTGATCATTGAGGCATCTCGAGGGCCTGAGGCCAATTTCGCCGGACATGGCGGCGGTCCAGCCCGCCTGCGATCGCCCCAGCTAGAATCTGTTCAAACCGAAATAACACGTGCCAAAGCGCTAGTCCACCCTTTGTCGACTGATGAACCAATGCAACTCATCTTCAGTGAATCAGGAACAGGGGGCGCGGGTTCAGCCGCGGCTGTTGAGGCTTTTGTCATAGCAATGGGCGGTAAATCAGCGCCGCGCTACGGAAATCAATTGCCAACGCAATTCCGAGCCGAATTACAGCTGGCAGCTCGACATCGTCGCCAAATGCAACAGATCGATGCGCACAATCAAGCTATCCTCAAAGGCAGCGCACAAGTACGCACCAAATTTCTCTCGGATCTCGACAGCTCAACTCCCGAAAAATACCGTGAAACTTCTCAACGCTACCGAGAGATCTTCTCAGAAGATGTCATTGGAAGTTTTCCTTACCTCTTAGCATCCCCGAATCCACGCTCCCGACGCATTTACGAAACGGACGGCTGGAGAGGTTACGAAGTCGTGTTGGACGTGTTTGACGGAGTCTTTGCTTATGGGATTCTCTTGATCCCAAAGGAGCTCAAGGCAGGTGAACGTCGCCCAGTGGTCGTCTGTCAGCACGGTCTGGAAGGGCGTCCCCAAGACACCGTGGGAATTCAAAGTTCCCATTACTATGCAGGGTTTGCCGGAAAACTCGCCGATCGCGGCTACATTACCTTCTCACCTCAAAACCTCTACATCGGTCAAGACAAGTTTCGCACCTTGCAACGTAAAAGTAATCCGATTAAGAAAACACTCTTTTCAACCATCACCCCTCAACACCAACAGATTGTTAATTGGCTCAAAACCCTTCCAAATGTCGATGGAGACCGAATCGCATTCTACGGTCTTAGCTACGGCGGCAAGACAGCCATGCGGGTTCCCGCCATTGTCACCGATTACTGCCTTTCCATTTGCTCAGCGGATTTCAATGAATGGGTCGACAAGAACGCATCAACCCGCAACCCACGCAGCTATGTATGGACGGGCGAGTACGAAATATTCGAATTCGATCTGGGCAGCACCTTTAACTACGCCGAAATGGCCGCCTTAATTGCCCCGCGTCCTTTCATGGTAGAGCGTGGGCACCACGACGGTGTGGCCGACGACTGGACGGTCGCTTGGGAATTTGCAAAAGTCCGAAATTTGTACGCCGCTCGATTAAAATTACCTGACCACTGCGAAATCGAATGGTTTAACGGGCCGCATCAAATCAACGGAGTCGGCACATTCTCTTTTCTGGACCGCCACCTCAATTGGAAATCGAACGCTGGCGAGAACCGAGACTGA
- a CDS encoding fumarylacetoacetate hydrolase family protein, protein MRICRYQQDGQEAVGFYFDSFIVSIREALRLHQDATHENLDLNLTANLLDYLPPAGKQYAKATQLADFLARHKQAIPTAAQTSVDKIQLMLPIPKPNKLFLLAGNYAKHIEEGGGIAEERRDTFPYVFMKPPTTTLTNPGQPISVPAISPDAIDWELELAVVIGKEVKGIKEADALSCVAGYTVINDISNRRFRPNPGRKERPKDSFFDWLHGKWFDSFCPCGPCITSADAIPDPQQLKLQLKVNDTIRQDSTTAQQIFPVAAVIEFISSFVTLEPGDIISTGTPAGVGNTTKTYLKSGDRISAVISEIGDLRSTVIAES, encoded by the coding sequence ATGCGTATTTGCCGTTACCAACAGGATGGACAGGAGGCGGTCGGATTTTATTTTGACAGTTTTATTGTGTCGATTCGTGAGGCGTTGCGACTGCACCAGGACGCTACCCATGAAAACCTCGACCTGAATTTGACGGCAAATTTACTCGATTACCTTCCACCGGCAGGCAAACAATATGCAAAGGCAACACAACTTGCCGATTTTCTCGCCCGCCACAAACAGGCCATTCCGACAGCAGCCCAGACATCAGTTGACAAGATACAACTGATGTTACCAATCCCTAAACCCAACAAACTATTTCTGCTGGCCGGCAATTACGCAAAACACATCGAAGAGGGTGGCGGCATCGCGGAAGAGCGTCGCGATACATTTCCGTACGTGTTCATGAAGCCGCCAACAACCACATTGACCAATCCGGGACAACCGATTTCGGTTCCGGCAATATCTCCTGACGCCATTGATTGGGAACTGGAACTAGCGGTGGTGATTGGCAAGGAAGTCAAAGGCATCAAAGAAGCCGATGCACTCAGCTGCGTCGCGGGCTATACCGTCATCAATGACATTTCAAATCGCCGCTTTCGACCAAACCCTGGCCGCAAGGAACGACCGAAAGACTCGTTCTTCGATTGGCTTCACGGTAAGTGGTTTGACAGTTTCTGCCCCTGTGGACCCTGTATCACTTCGGCGGATGCCATCCCGGATCCGCAACAGCTGAAATTACAATTAAAGGTCAACGACACGATTCGCCAAGATTCCACCACAGCTCAGCAGATTTTCCCCGTCGCTGCCGTAATTGAATTTATCTCAAGCTTTGTCACCCTGGAACCCGGCGATATCATCTCGACCGGGACACCAGCTGGAGTTGGAAACACCACAAAGACTTATTTAAAATCCGGGGATCGTATTTCCGCTGTAATCAGTGAAATCGGCGATCTACGTTCAACCGTCATAGCGGAATCCTAA
- a CDS encoding nitrilase-related carbon-nitrogen hydrolase codes for MKDIRVAAAQFEHRDNDKSYNLSRIHELTRRAVEQGAEIVSFHECAIPGYSWLQPLSHAQLLEVAEPVPDGQSIRQLVRIAKEYKTVVMAGLLERDDHNNVYNCYVTVDRDGWVTRFRKLHAFVNPNLSAGDAFNVVEIAGCKVGFLICYDNNLAENVRVTTMMGAEIIFMPHVTGCLPSVMPGRGVVDRELWENRESDPVRLRREFRGPKGREWLMRWLPTRAYENGIYAVFSNPIGWDYDTVKPGLAMILDPYGEVQDESHALADDVIVSHLTADKIANSSGQRYLKARRPELYDKLVEPQASVTLPGWQMQHEAKPRGSR; via the coding sequence ATGAAAGACATCCGTGTTGCTGCAGCGCAGTTTGAACATCGTGATAACGACAAGTCTTACAACCTTAGTCGGATTCATGAATTGACGCGTCGCGCAGTCGAGCAAGGTGCGGAAATCGTTAGTTTTCACGAATGCGCGATTCCAGGCTACTCTTGGCTGCAACCCCTATCCCATGCGCAACTGCTTGAGGTTGCTGAGCCCGTTCCAGACGGACAGTCCATTCGTCAACTCGTCCGAATTGCCAAAGAATACAAGACCGTCGTCATGGCCGGTCTCCTCGAGCGAGACGACCATAACAACGTCTACAACTGCTATGTGACCGTTGACCGAGATGGATGGGTCACGCGTTTTCGCAAGCTGCATGCATTCGTCAATCCGAACTTGTCGGCAGGCGATGCCTTCAACGTTGTTGAAATCGCCGGTTGCAAAGTCGGTTTTTTGATTTGCTATGACAACAATCTTGCCGAGAATGTTCGCGTCACAACGATGATGGGAGCCGAAATCATCTTCATGCCTCACGTCACTGGCTGCCTCCCCTCTGTCATGCCAGGACGAGGGGTGGTCGATCGGGAACTTTGGGAAAACCGAGAATCAGACCCTGTTCGCTTGAGACGAGAATTCAGAGGTCCTAAGGGACGAGAGTGGCTGATGCGGTGGCTGCCAACTCGAGCTTATGAAAACGGCATCTATGCCGTCTTCAGCAACCCAATCGGCTGGGACTATGACACCGTCAAGCCCGGACTCGCAATGATCCTTGACCCCTATGGTGAAGTCCAGGACGAGTCTCATGCGTTGGCCGACGACGTGATCGTCAGCCATTTAACAGCAGATAAAATTGCGAACTCAAGCGGCCAACGCTACCTCAAAGCAAGACGACCTGAACTGTACGATAAGCTGGTGGAACCTCAAGCGTCGGTCACCCTACCGGGGTGGCAAATGCAACACGAGGCAAAACCTCGCGGCAGCCGTTGA
- a CDS encoding beta-propeller domain-containing protein, with translation MIRNKRWFSYGLRPKRLGIRVLEQLEPRHLLAADIQLFSDSFEVYQNQSSQLFEVLANDEFAETYAGGKQITSVSFGSEGGNIRISADRGAIEYAPPADFSGRELFTYFVDGREFAQVQVEVSSPLTDDRYEIPPDGQVHTLDVLKNDPFWEQYLGERRITLTSVSSQGSELTISADRQSVRYRPIDDQQGEDQFVYIVDGVYAARVSIDVPPTLTSDRFEIIQNSTSNVLHVLQNDPFWPGYRGQGQITAVTQSSNDAHIEISDAGERLLYTPSADHSGWDSFYYVVDDRFEAQVSLRVHRPVKDDWSELDRNSSNHVLEVLPNDTYRDLNNRYRDVVSRVTDVTQPESGGLVRIIHGGSRLSYTPPRDFSGPDAFTYLADDKHLATVHLQVTRPVRDDYLEAVQDIPGQLLSVLDNDFWGNGYGGPREISHVSDTEQSGATSIVGKSIAYTPPAEYIGSDHFQYTVDDDLSAAATVYVQPLAQSDSYRFCADPTRGPYTISVMANDLFHKGYSGPARITAVSSDDENSSITVLPDGRQLQVPPSAEGSFALQYTVDDKYVGNAWIGFTSQLVGDHVVVDQNSQATSIDVLANDFSRNGEQDPCHSSNYRGARRITQVVDSDQGGTVTILPGGRSIAYLPPEDFIGRDQFTYQVDGVMTSAVSVNVIRRVRDDRYRVNPAEQEVMPVLVNDLFGADYQGEQRITDVTTSAIGASVQIAADGKAVIYQAPADVVATDRLTYTVDGRLKAEIEVQVRSGDQARFPQFATLGDFEQFLIDDALVRYEWMFGSSPFNWFLEDASTSDLNPAPNANVGRGHSETNVQVEGVDEGDIVEFDDEYIYMLTGNDLVILDAWPADSLAEVSRYPIEGQAIGEFLRGDRLTVISEQIRYAPLLDLRGGDDVEPNDVGFVNDRPMNLMPSPNDSKPETYVTVFDVGDRTNPRIVQTTKLEGRYVESRGVGDHVYLVAANSAVAPLPEIIRADDELDPWQGVYETKEQYLERFLAETGAFVEEALPNYASYGSDGELARSGLVHQPEDIYQRLQPNASNLLSLISIDVTNTEPGLAASAGVYTDGVAKVYASLDHFYVFENAYESEDGLSTRILKFDWDGESGEADLAASGEVAGGMLNQFSADEYRGHLRIVTTISNTNSGNWTDRSENDLFVLREDAGVLEFVGSLQNLALGETTRSVRFMGDRAFVVTFRNVDPLFGLDVSDPTEPRSMGHLTLPGFSSYMQLIDENHLLAVGRNTPTGGMGPAQVSLFNVSDLKSPKLLDEFTFERFSTTEATVDHHAFGYFATHGLLAVPATQQYVTRVDTDDDGFREAREWITEHELMVFRLDLDAEQGGKLKIAAQIEHDSPVRRSGYIGDKLYSIAQDSVSVVDVVDPSIVISSLGDLYRIDAEPMPVAMFIDADGELAISLAQQNLAERLAVEIGELLTVSAEPEAAHWRLVFRVNDQQYLYESSHVSTKLVDADFEFAPTVAADWHNAAEPADVNHDGEVTPNDAILVINELRHSGSRQLPTQDVIRSMEGEKSISGLVDVNGDGHLSPIDVLLAVNRLNVLDGLVIDTANFDPNDSHFTPAAVDRLFDAALSFSGDSNQDGRFDSADLVLAFQSGEYEDALPNNSSWAEGDWDGDRDFDSADFVLAFQYGKYGRYDDPDTP, from the coding sequence ATGATCAGAAATAAGCGTTGGTTTTCTTATGGGTTAAGACCAAAACGGCTGGGCATTCGTGTTCTCGAACAACTGGAGCCACGCCATCTTTTGGCGGCTGACATTCAGTTGTTTTCAGATTCGTTCGAAGTTTACCAGAATCAGAGCAGCCAACTGTTTGAGGTGTTGGCCAACGATGAATTTGCTGAAACGTACGCCGGTGGGAAACAAATAACCAGTGTTAGTTTTGGCTCCGAAGGTGGCAATATTCGTATCAGTGCGGATCGAGGGGCGATCGAGTATGCTCCACCTGCCGATTTCAGTGGGCGAGAATTGTTTACCTACTTCGTCGACGGGCGAGAATTTGCTCAAGTCCAGGTCGAGGTGAGTTCCCCTTTGACTGACGATCGGTACGAAATTCCACCAGACGGGCAAGTGCATACGCTCGATGTACTGAAAAACGATCCGTTTTGGGAGCAATATTTGGGGGAACGCCGCATTACGCTCACGAGTGTCAGCAGCCAGGGTAGCGAGCTGACGATCTCCGCTGATCGACAATCGGTTCGATATCGTCCGATCGATGACCAGCAAGGGGAAGATCAGTTCGTCTATATCGTTGACGGAGTTTACGCGGCCAGGGTCTCGATCGATGTTCCACCAACGCTCACGTCCGATCGTTTTGAAATTATTCAAAATTCGACGAGTAATGTGTTGCACGTGCTTCAGAACGATCCCTTCTGGCCGGGATATCGGGGACAAGGTCAGATCACTGCGGTGACCCAATCGTCGAATGACGCCCACATTGAAATCTCGGACGCTGGCGAACGTCTGCTCTATACACCCTCCGCAGATCACTCGGGGTGGGATAGTTTTTATTATGTGGTAGATGATCGATTTGAAGCCCAGGTAAGCCTACGCGTTCATCGACCGGTCAAAGATGATTGGTCAGAGCTTGATCGCAACAGTTCTAATCATGTCTTGGAGGTACTTCCGAATGATACCTATCGAGACTTGAACAACCGCTACCGAGACGTGGTGAGTCGGGTCACCGATGTGACCCAACCGGAGAGTGGTGGACTGGTCCGGATCATTCATGGCGGAAGTCGTTTGAGCTACACGCCGCCAAGAGATTTTAGCGGACCTGATGCCTTTACCTATCTTGCGGATGACAAGCACCTTGCCACCGTGCATCTACAAGTTACTCGCCCCGTTCGAGACGATTACTTGGAGGCAGTTCAAGATATCCCCGGACAACTTCTGTCCGTGCTCGATAATGATTTTTGGGGAAATGGTTATGGAGGGCCGCGGGAAATTAGCCACGTCTCGGATACCGAACAGAGTGGAGCCACGTCAATTGTGGGGAAGTCGATTGCTTATACACCACCGGCTGAATACATCGGTTCAGATCACTTTCAGTACACGGTGGACGATGATTTGTCAGCAGCAGCCACCGTCTACGTGCAGCCGTTGGCTCAAAGTGACTCCTACCGCTTCTGTGCCGATCCGACACGGGGTCCGTACACAATCAGTGTGATGGCCAATGATCTGTTTCATAAGGGGTATTCGGGGCCAGCACGAATTACAGCGGTGAGTTCTGACGATGAGAACTCGTCAATTACGGTGCTCCCCGATGGTCGTCAATTGCAAGTGCCCCCATCCGCTGAAGGATCCTTCGCGCTTCAGTATACGGTTGACGATAAATATGTTGGCAACGCGTGGATTGGTTTCACCAGCCAACTTGTTGGCGATCACGTGGTGGTCGACCAAAACAGTCAAGCAACCTCGATTGATGTGCTTGCGAATGATTTTTCTCGAAACGGCGAGCAAGACCCATGTCACAGTTCCAACTATCGAGGTGCTCGCCGCATTACTCAAGTTGTCGACTCCGATCAGGGCGGCACGGTGACGATTTTGCCGGGTGGAAGATCGATTGCCTATCTGCCACCAGAAGATTTTATCGGCCGTGATCAATTTACGTATCAGGTCGATGGTGTGATGACTTCAGCCGTTTCCGTTAATGTGATCCGACGTGTTCGAGACGATCGTTATCGTGTGAATCCGGCTGAACAAGAAGTTATGCCCGTGTTGGTAAACGATCTGTTCGGTGCCGATTATCAAGGGGAGCAACGAATTACCGACGTGACCACCTCAGCGATCGGGGCCTCCGTGCAGATTGCGGCGGACGGAAAGGCTGTGATTTATCAGGCTCCGGCCGACGTGGTGGCGACAGATCGACTTACTTACACCGTGGATGGACGTTTGAAAGCAGAAATCGAGGTACAGGTGCGTTCAGGGGATCAAGCTCGTTTTCCTCAATTTGCAACCCTTGGCGATTTCGAACAGTTCTTGATCGATGACGCGTTGGTCCGATACGAATGGATGTTCGGATCGAGTCCATTCAATTGGTTTTTAGAGGACGCCTCAACCTCAGATCTGAATCCAGCTCCCAACGCGAATGTTGGACGGGGGCATTCCGAAACAAACGTGCAGGTGGAAGGCGTTGACGAAGGAGATATCGTCGAATTTGACGACGAGTATATTTACATGCTAACTGGCAATGATCTGGTCATCTTGGATGCATGGCCGGCCGATTCACTGGCTGAAGTCTCACGATATCCCATTGAGGGGCAGGCAATCGGTGAGTTCTTACGCGGTGATCGGCTGACCGTCATCTCTGAGCAAATCAGATACGCTCCGTTACTCGATCTTCGCGGGGGCGACGATGTCGAGCCCAACGATGTTGGATTCGTCAATGACCGCCCCATGAATCTAATGCCCTCCCCGAATGACTCCAAGCCGGAAACCTATGTGACCGTATTCGATGTGGGTGATCGGACGAACCCTCGAATTGTTCAGACCACGAAGTTAGAGGGGCGCTACGTTGAATCTCGCGGGGTGGGGGATCATGTTTATTTGGTAGCTGCGAATTCAGCCGTTGCACCGCTGCCTGAAATCATTCGAGCCGATGATGAACTGGATCCTTGGCAGGGGGTTTACGAAACAAAAGAACAATATTTGGAGCGGTTTCTTGCTGAGACCGGAGCCTTTGTTGAAGAAGCCTTGCCAAACTATGCGAGTTATGGATCGGATGGTGAACTTGCCCGAAGCGGTCTCGTGCATCAGCCGGAAGATATTTATCAGCGACTGCAACCCAATGCATCAAATCTGTTGTCGCTGATATCAATTGATGTGACGAATACGGAACCAGGGCTTGCGGCGTCGGCAGGCGTCTACACGGATGGCGTGGCAAAGGTTTACGCTTCGTTGGATCATTTTTACGTCTTCGAAAATGCTTACGAAAGCGAAGACGGACTTTCCACTCGAATTCTGAAGTTTGATTGGGACGGCGAATCAGGTGAGGCCGATCTAGCGGCCAGTGGCGAGGTTGCTGGGGGGATGCTCAATCAATTTTCAGCGGATGAATATCGGGGCCATTTGAGAATTGTGACCACGATTTCGAACACCAACTCTGGGAATTGGACTGACCGATCCGAAAATGATCTGTTTGTACTTCGGGAGGATGCCGGCGTTCTCGAGTTTGTTGGCAGCCTGCAAAATTTGGCATTGGGGGAAACGACGCGCTCGGTGCGATTCATGGGAGATCGTGCTTTTGTGGTTACGTTTCGTAATGTTGATCCATTGTTTGGTCTCGACGTGAGCGATCCGACAGAACCTCGTTCGATGGGTCATTTGACGTTGCCTGGCTTCTCGAGCTACATGCAGTTGATTGATGAGAATCATCTATTAGCCGTCGGAAGAAACACACCAACGGGGGGGATGGGGCCCGCTCAGGTTTCACTGTTCAATGTGAGTGACTTAAAAAGTCCAAAGCTATTAGATGAATTCACATTCGAAAGGTTCTCGACGACGGAAGCGACTGTCGATCATCACGCTTTTGGCTATTTCGCCACGCATGGATTGCTCGCCGTTCCCGCCACACAGCAATACGTAACGCGTGTCGACACGGATGATGACGGATTTCGTGAAGCACGTGAATGGATCACCGAACATGAACTGATGGTGTTTCGACTTGATCTTGACGCCGAGCAAGGTGGAAAGCTCAAAATCGCAGCACAGATCGAACATGATTCGCCGGTGAGACGCAGCGGCTACATCGGTGACAAACTCTATTCAATTGCTCAAGATTCCGTTTCGGTTGTCGACGTGGTTGATCCTTCGATCGTGATCTCCAGTTTGGGAGATCTTTATCGAATTGATGCGGAACCCATGCCGGTCGCGATGTTCATCGATGCGGATGGTGAATTGGCAATTTCTCTGGCTCAACAAAACTTGGCTGAACGGCTTGCGGTCGAAATTGGGGAGTTGCTAACGGTTTCCGCTGAGCCAGAGGCCGCACACTGGCGGCTAGTGTTCCGTGTGAATGATCAACAGTACTTGTATGAATCAAGTCATGTTTCAACCAAACTCGTTGATGCTGATTTTGAGTTCGCACCGACGGTGGCGGCCGACTGGCATAACGCCGCAGAACCTGCTGATGTCAACCATGATGGTGAAGTTACTCCTAATGATGCGATCTTGGTTATTAATGAGTTGCGTCACTCGGGCAGCCGACAATTGCCTACCCAGGACGTCATTCGTTCGATGGAAGGGGAAAAGTCAATATCTGGGTTGGTGGACGTAAATGGTGATGGTCATTTGTCGCCAATTGACGTGTTGTTGGCGGTCAATCGCTTGAATGTTTTGGATGGACTCGTGATTGATACAGCCAATTTTGACCCGAATGATAGCCATTTCACACCTGCTGCTGTGGATCGACTCTTTGATGCTGCACTGTCTTTTTCGGGAGATTCGAATCAAGATGGTCGGTTCGACTCGGCCGATCTGGTGCTCGCTTTTCAATCGGGAGAATACGAAGACGCGTTGCCGAATAATTCCAGTTGGGCTGAGGGCGATTGGGACGGTGATCGGGACTTTGATTCGGCCGATTTTGTGCTGGCGTTTCAATATGGGAAATACGGCCGATACGATGATCCGGATACGCCTTAG